A stretch of the uncultured Desulfobacter sp. genome encodes the following:
- a CDS encoding TonB-dependent receptor yields the protein MGDITVTAQKTEENLRDVPVSVSVLDDLALEDLEIKNLGDLYNYIPNVSKTNAGVPSVRGISSNTGSLAIGLYVDGVPATGTVGFMSMMNGVERVEVLRGPQGTLYGKNTLAGVINVITKKPGNEREGEGVCRRGRDRLRKILSGQRQRIRDGCL from the coding sequence TTGGGTGACATTACCGTCACGGCCCAGAAAACCGAGGAAAATCTCCGGGACGTGCCGGTGAGTGTTTCCGTGTTGGACGATCTTGCCCTCGAAGATCTGGAGATCAAGAATCTTGGAGATTTATACAATTATATCCCCAATGTATCAAAGACCAATGCTGGAGTACCCTCCGTAAGGGGGATTAGCTCGAATACCGGTAGTTTAGCAATCGGACTCTATGTTGATGGGGTGCCGGCCACAGGTACAGTTGGTTTCATGAGCATGATGAACGGTGTGGAGCGGGTGGAGGTACTACGGGGGCCACAGGGAACACTATACGGTAAAAACACCCTGGCCGGCGTTATTAATGTCATTACTAAAAAGCCCGGCAATGAGCGCGAGGGGGAAGGTGTATGCCGGCGTGGACGTGACCGGCTACGGAAAATCCTATCTGGACAACGCCAACGAATACGAGATGGATGCCTATGA